Within Sebastes fasciatus isolate fSebFas1 chromosome 19, fSebFas1.pri, whole genome shotgun sequence, the genomic segment TATATTAGTGCACCCCCAGCCGTTACATCAAGCAGAACAATTATGTATCCCAGGCTTTCTGGatatttaatgtaaaaatagAAAAGGGGATGAGATCTGCTGTGGGACTGACGGAGCTCTGCATCGGTAAAAACACTTTACAAATACAGAAAGCAGACAAaatgattgtttttgtttgttttattatcaCAGAAGCACAACAGGTACCACTATGCAGGTGAACAACAAACTCAATACtaccatgaaaaaaaaaagttaaaaaggaatgctaatgaaaaaaaaaaatccaatcatAACATCACAGCATTTTTTTCCCAACCTCCAAAACAATACTACAATATCGTCAGATATACATGGCAGAAAGAAGCAAAAGCACTTTGGATTATTCACTTTCCTTTCGCATTGTACCAAAACACTCATCGTAGGATCTTTAACTTGAAACTGAAGCACTTATGTGCAACTGCATTCATCTTTTCCCGCCACCTCTCTAGCCTAAATGGATTCACTATCCAGCTATGAAGTACCAATTATTGGGGCTGTCACTCAAAAGTAACATTTCAAAAATCCAAATACTTTCAAGAGGATGTTAGtgctacaaaataaaactggtCCCACTGAAAAGTATTTGTTATTCAatccagagagaaagaaaatgagacAAATTTAAAGTCATTATTTAGCCAATCAAAAGAAAGCTGGAGTACCCGAGTGTAAACCTGATGACCTTTTTATTGTACATTCAAGAAATGAAGAATCCTCCATCTTAATCTATCATAAAAGaagaaatatcaataaaaacaaagactTGACAGGAAATGGAAATTATACCAGAACTTAACTTATAGCTATGACAACGGCAATATGATTGaaagtccaaaaaaaacaaaggttcCCTCCTCTTTAGATGACAACACCGATTAATCTTCAATGaaaacagtataataaaacacacagagatagGTGGTGGAAACAGGAGATGCACATCTTACATATTCCCTTGAACACAAAAAGCTTGGGGGAAATGGATACTTGCATACAGAGAGCTACCGCCGAGGGTCTATCGCAGACGGTGGTTTATATGAGTAAGCTGGGACGGGATGGACAAACATACAATGGGAAGAAAAAGGGAAGTAAGcaggggggggtggaggggctgTCCAGACGGCTACTCCTCATCCGAGGAGTCCCGGTCAAAATTGTAAGCCATGAAGAATACATCGGGTCGAGGCGGGACGAGGGCATGGCCCGGTTTCACAATCTCAAAGCCCAGGAAACTGAACGTACGCACCAGTTTAGCTGCAAGAAGAAGGTAGGGATAACATGTCAAGATGCAGCACAAGCCACAACAAAGAAGCCGAAAATAATTAGGTTATCacaaaatgtgaatgaaaagggtATGCTGGGAGAAACAGGGCTGTTACCACGATCATCTCTGTTCTTGTAAAAGCAGACAAAAACGCTAACGACTTTCAGATGTTCCTCGGCATACTCCAAGAGCGCCGCAAAACTGGAGGGAGAACAGAGGGCAGCTTAGgttagaaaaaggaaaaacagccTCTTAGGATAcaggcacaaaaacacaactgacCAAATCTCAtgcaaaaaaaattgtttttagaTCATTTTAAAGGCTCTGCTTTGGCTTCCCCTCGGGTGAAAGTGAGACAACCCTGAATCTGTAAAATCAGgctaaaaatttaaattaacatAACACTGTAAAGACGTAAAGCTTTATTCCACTTGATGTCTCTCTCACCTCTCCTTGCTGCCTTCAGGAAGAGGGTCAAGAGGTATCTCCACGTAGAGTGCGCTGCTGCTTAGGACAGCATCCCACTGTATTGTCTTGGTGACGGTAGGATGACTTTGGAAGTGGAGAATCCCAGGGCGACCATTCCCTGCTGGCTCCTCCGTTACGGTCAACTTTCGATCCTGGAAACAAAAACACTAGTAACGCGTCTGAAAATAGCAGTGGGTGTCGAGCAGAGCAACTGtgccaacaaataaactgaagGGAAAAGAAATCGAATGGTGTCACTTCTGAACTTGAATGATCGAATGAAGTAAAACTGGTGTGTCTTCCTCTgacatgtaaacaaacagacacCGGATCAGGTGACAGGAAATGGTTTAAGCTCCTATTCTTGACACAGGATCCTCTGAAACcagctttctctcttttctgcaTCCTCTGACTACATTTCAGCAATagtacagtgtgtgtttctaGACTTACTGAGTGGAGTAGCCGAGCTGAAGGAGTGTGATCCCGTGTACCATTCCCTCGCCCACCTGGGATCTTCAGAGGTGGGAGAGGGGCATCAGGAGCACCACAGAGGCCCCGAACCGCGGGTACTACTACAGTGCAGGGACAGActggaggggaggaaagagaggaggacatAATCACAACACTGTATCACAATCCACTTATAATGAAGGTTTTCTCTAATTCAACGTGTACAATGCGTTTCTATGTGCACTTCAACCTCAAAGGCATGTCATGGGACTCTCAACGCAGACAAATACGGGCTTTGACCAACTTTGCCATTGTGTACCGAGAAGAATTGCAGCAATTTAATATCACACAGTGCAATATAGTACACACAGTATCTTCTGAgattaaaataatgactttaatTGCCCACGCAGTTGCCAACATGTGCTCACGTACCACTGAAAACTGTCTGTTTGGCTTTATTAGCAATAAAATTTAAGATTACCTAATACTGATAGCCAAAAAAAGTATTTCCAAGTTGTAAACTTTACCAAATACTGCAGCTACTATCATCTAAGTGCTCAAATCCACAACATGTGTTACACAAGCAGTCCTGGGTGCTCTTTCAAAACCACTTACAGTTTATGCTCCCCAAAACAATGGCACTGTGTTTACCAAGTTGTTAACCAAACTTTCTAAGAACGGTGCACCAACGCAGCAGGATGCGGCTGGAGGCATGCAACCACAAATATTTGCTGCTAAGAGCGCAAAACCAGACTTATATTCTTTAACTCAAACCTTTGTGTTGTTAGCTGAAACAGCCAGTGCTAGTTTAAATGTTTGCAGAGCCCCTAACATCTACCGAACGTCCACAAACTAAATATTTGTTGTGCTACAATTTACCAAACTGTTGGGTATACATAATGTGTTTTGTGCACAATGAAAATGGTACCGACAAAGCCATGCATGTGACAGATTTTCACCTTAGTAGGGTTAACAACAGGGATGCAACTAACAGTTATTTTGATTATTGATACAACTAATGGTTATTATTTATTGTGAAAAATACCCATTTAAGTTTCCTAAAGCACAGGGTGATGTCATACAATTAACTGCTTTGTCCAAACCCTGAAGATACTCTGTTTACTTTATCATAAGACTAAAAAAAACGTGAATCCTCACCACTGAGAGGCTTAAACTAGGAAATGCTTGCCATTTTTGCTTAAACAACTGATTAtgaaaattagggctgcaacgaacgatttattttcattatcaatttaaCAGATTATTGCTGATCATTTGTTTTGTCtatgaaatgtctgaaaatagtgaaaaatgcccattgTAATTTCCGACAGCCTTagataatattttaaaataacagtccaaaacccaaagataatcagtttactataatatatgacaaagaaaagcatcaaattctcacatttgagaaaacCCAGTGACTATTTGCCAATTTTGctagaaaaataacaaaaaaaacaatgataaattaattaCAATTTTGTTGCAAATTCCTTTTTTTGTGGATTgacaaatcaattaatcgactaagagcTTATTCTCTTGTTCACATACAATAATACAGTACTCCACATTAACAGCTGTTACAGTCTAAGAACTCTGAAATAAGTGTGGCTTCATTAAAATAGATGGGTtacaaatcaatatttttttatgactctTTAGTCTAAACAGAAGTTTTAAGGCCTTCtgtaaattaatatattatatatattatatagccACGGCTATTTGGGAATGGGACACAGACTCTGcttttttaaaactaattaaaaaatatattaaattaattttaaaaaatgaatatcaCAACAATAACCTGTCTCCATCTGGTGATGGTGAATTATTCATGCACATACCGCTGCATCGCCATGTGCGTGGCTGTGTACACTAACATCTTCCTGTCGTCACGAGGCTGCTGCGGTTAACTGTCAGCGTTGCGTAACAACCAACCTGACTCTGTTGTCAAGCTCACCAGATCAACGTGAAACGTCACTCACCTGACGACTTTACGGGCAAATATTTGACCTGGTGTCATTGTtctctccctttcctttagcTGTATCCACCAGATGTCATAAATTACCACGTCAAGTTGTCTCcttatgtatgtttttatgcaccaaatatttggaacaagctcccagaaaacggCAGgacctgtttgctgctgctgccttttattaaaccagataatgatcttatatactgcactacagcttttactcttgtgttatattctattttagcttctattctagcttttatttttaccttgtttttattttctaatctttaatgtttttataactgttttaattatgtctaaATGTTCTTAAATGTTTATGTGAGGCACTTTAAATTGCCCTGTTGCtaaaatgtgctatacaaataaagctgccttgccttatgTGACGTACGACTACGTCAACAACGTAAAAATATTGGAATGAACGTAACGTCAAATATTCGACGTTACGTTCATTCCAAGTGTGTGACCGTAAAGTGACAAGTGTTTTTCTCAAACATGAAGTCTATATTGGTTTTTAAATAAGCTAACGTGAGAGAAACTGTTGTCAGCTCACGACATCAACGTGAAACATCACTCACCTGACGACTTTACAGGCAAATATTTGACCTGGTGTCATATTTTTCTGTTTCCTTTTGCTGTATCCACCAGATGTCATAAATTATCACGTGAGCTCAGGTTAAATTGTCTCCTTATGTGACGTACGTACGCACAATTACGTCAACAACGTCAAATATTCGACGTTATGTTCATTCCAAGTTGTTTGACCGTAAACTGACAAGTGTTTTTCTTAAACATGAAGTCTCTATTTGGTCTTTAAAAAGGCTAACGTGAGAGGAATTGAAACAATCATATTTAAATAACCTTGTCAGTATATGTTCTCCGAATTAAACGGTTTAATTTAACCAGCTGGGTATTTATTAACAAGATATTTAACGTTGAAATGTTGATGCTAACTGATCAGCTAGCTGGCGGAGCTAACGACAGTGACGTACCAAAGTTCGACGAGGTtcgtagctaacgttagctgctaATGCTAACGTCGCCTCTCGGGCCAGTAAATGTAGCTCTTTtcaacatgacatttttttaaaatagcatTTTACCTATAGTTGTCATGACATGTAACGCTGGGACATCATTGATACAACGTATTATATATAAAACGTACATTTAAAGTGAAACACTTCCGCTTTTCTGTGTCTGCTAGCTCGGTTAGCTTAGCCACCCCTCCCCCACATCACAGCTAGCTAGGTGAGGTGTATTTTACTTACTTCCCAATCATGTCACAGATACCATTACTCAAATTCGCCATGGTACTTAAAGACTGctgttttccttctttctcgCGAGCAAAGCAATGACTGTTTAGGATCCGCTGGAGGTTGGATTTTACCATCCGGCCTCGGGTAGAGACACGACGGGCTGACTGCTCTCTGCAAGTCTCAGCTAGCTAGTGGTCGAGCGGAGAGTCAGGAGCTGctacaaacaaacaggagtcaAGGCAGCCGCAGTGAGGTCACACGGTTCCGGTACGTTGTTTTCTTCCacttcaaaataataataataataataataataataatacatttatttatatagcacttctcaaaaacagatgttacaaagtgcttcacaagacaatacaagcagataaataaagtaaaagatatggtaactgctaaaacagaacatcacagaacataccaataataatacaagtggtaaaatggtaggacaagttgataaaacaaatatatagtataatataatagtagGATGAAAAGTGTACGTTTTTTAAAATAACAGATATCACATCGATAACAGTAGGACAATTCCCATTTCAGATATGACAAAAGTATGTTGGATTGcaaattagatagatagatagatagtaactttattgatgccgagggaaattcaagtttccagcatcccagttccatagtgcaaaacatgttagtaaaaaggcagtaaaaaagttagtagtacaaagtacaaaaaaatataccagatataaaaatacaaggagatcaagaaaactgttaaaactgaatatagtgcagggtaatagctgtgatacacgactattaaaaaaagtgaatatagtgcagaagagactgttaaaaattagtatagtacattattatctgtcctgcagaccgtcctcctttaaATTAATaccaaataatgtttaaaataattCAACCATCATATCTATTGTAAAACAACATTTCTATTTATATGATAGATAATAAGACTTATAGGTAACATACttttaatttactgtattttgtatataatatttaattcatGTAGTAATTTCTCTGGACTGTAGCcaaaattctcttttttttatttgcatttttatattttatttgttctatCGTAATGATTTATGTTGAATTATTTCTGTTAATTTCCTGTTTTTGTTGGCCTAAAAGTGGTTCAATTTTAGCATACTGAGTTCTAAAAATATTCTAGCAATCTTGTATAACATCCACCATGTATTGCAATGCTCAAAGATCCTATGGAGCAAAAGTAGAGTTTGTGTGGTTGTCTGTGGTATCACATCAATTCACAGTGAGGTGGTGTGGTTTCACCACTCAGTTGCCAATTTGGAAACAGCATACACTACAGTGTTTTGACAAAATAATTGTAACTACTTGAGTTTTCAAGCTTTCTACTGCACTTCATGGTCTTCACCAGTGGCTTGAGATTGCTTTGCGGATGAAGACTGTGAGATAAGGTTGGAAGACATACAAATAgatagtaagtggaccttgagttaaggtTATTTTGTCAAGCCACAATTTCCAAGGAGCActgccgcctcacagcaagagggttgcaggttgaaacctggcttggggccccttctgtgtggagtttgcatgttctctgttagcgtgggttttctccgggttgtgagccctgtgatagtctggcgacctgtccagggtgtaccctgccctCGCCCactgtcagctgggatcggctccagcccccccgcgaccctgaataggataagcggttacagataatggatggatggacaaggtcaaaggtcaaacatTTACCTGAAGCAAAAGCTAAAGCATACTGTTTTTTCTTACTTGTCCTGATTTCTATTGACAGCACAATTAATGttaattagatttgcacatctTTACATGAATATGCATAAGAGATAGATATCGTTGTTAAATCATAAGATGGGGCTGTTCTCAGAGTTGGTCcctctgcatttcatttaaCAAAAATAATGTAACACAGAAAGGTTCAAATCAAATGGACTCTAATGGAATTTCGCTTTAATTGCTATGAAAATGAAGTGCAAACCCATACACAGTATGTTCCTGGTTAAAATAAAACCcgagacttttattttgaaagaggAAGACAAAGTTACAGCTAAATCTACAATAAGCCAGCTTTATACACTCCTGCTAACAAGCTAACGCTACCCAGAGACGCTAAACGCTGAAGATGCTACTGTAACTTCACCTCAGAAAACTGACTGGCCCTGACCTATGACCACtgttaaaacaacaataaaaacatcagATAATATACCGTCACTAAACTATGTTTAATGTGTATATactacaattcattttaatgacaACTGTAACTACGTGTGCTTTGCTTCCTGATTATTCCCATCAGCGGAGAAAACAAATAGCTTAGCTGTGTTAGCTTCCGTTAGCGGCTGTGTATCTACATGAAGGCGTCTAATGGAAAAGTACCGaggacagagaaaaacaaagacactAAAGGCCTCTTATTTCCATATGATTATTGACCTCCCGTGTCATTTTGACACtttgattacattttaattagTGTAGTCTATGTGTTTGGGTGTTTTGCAGTGGTGGGCCTACTAATGTTAAACAATTGAGGTATTTGtacattaattgattatttcCATTGTAGGCTACTTATGCTTATACAGTACATCTCAAAGGGAAATATTCTACTTAtcattccactacatttatctgacagctactAATTACGTTGCAGATtcattttgaagtttttttcaaacaaagcatctagtttataaaatattatgtattattggaCTACCCATCAGTAGGCCTATATATAACTGTCCAACTTAGCTTCTCCTTGaccaactacaacattaaagcaCTGCTTGCATGTTATtgcatcaataaataataatgtaacactTGCAGGCACCATTCTCTGTAATGAGTCAAGGACGTCAGTGAATCttagtttttgatattttaagttCATTCTGTTTCTAAGACTTCTGTACTTTACATAGGTAACATTCTGCatgtttaaaactttaaaaaggaTGGTGACCGGAGAAAATTAAGTGTGCCATGATTTAAGGATAAGCTGGTTGCTGTACAACAAAAACATCTCGTCTGCTATTTCCATCTTGTCCACACGGTGGCGAAAAAGCAGCAGCAAACTGCATACCCCCTCATCATGATCTCAGTCCAgccaattaaataataaatcatgttGATGTCTATTTATATacatcacatatatatatatataatgtatatgtatatatacattatatatatatattcccttttatatacatatattatatcttgaatttccctcgggatcaataaagttactatctatctatctatctatctatctatctatctatctatctatctatctatctatatatatatatatatatatatatatatatatatatatatacatacatacatacatacataccagGACAATAATGGGTGGACAACATCTTGAAAAAGTATttctacaacattaaaatgctgcttgataataataataatgcaacaTTATAATCTATAGTACATTCTGAAAGGGACCAATCTGTCTATATGGAAGTTTCTTGTTGTTGACAGGTCCTATACTCATAATTTAACCtatctttctttttattatcgATTATCTATTCTGTTATCACCACTTGCAGGGCTTTCCCGTTGGATTGCATTGCTTGTACAAAAGGGGGTTCAGTGAGTtcatgttaaaggaacagttccaCATTTTGCGAAGAGTTATGAGTTATGAGATGAGAAGATAATTACCACTTTTgctgtctagtttcatatttagCATAGAGGCATCTATCTCTAGGCAAGAAAGCGAACATTCCCCTAAATGATGGACTATTCTTTTATGGTGTCAACAAATTAATTGCTAACTAATTATCTAGTTACTTGTTATGTCGAAGCAGGTGTTATGTCGAAGTCTGTTCCCCCATCGAATAGTGTTTCCTTCCTG encodes:
- the oaz1b gene encoding LOW QUALITY PROTEIN: ornithine decarboxylase antizyme 1b (The sequence of the model RefSeq protein was modified relative to this genomic sequence to represent the inferred CDS: deleted 1 base in 1 codon); the protein is MVKSNLQRILNSHCFAREKEGKQQSLSTMANLSNGICDMIGNLSLHCSSTRGSGPLWCSDAPLPPLKIPGGRGNGTRDHTPSARLLHSDRKLTVTEEPAGNGRPGILHFQSHPTVTKTIQWDAVLSSSALYVEIPLDPLPEGSKESFAALLEYAEEHLKVVSVFVCFYKNRDDRAKLVRTFSFLGFEIVKPGHALVPPRPDVFFMAYNFDRDSSDEE